The DNA window GATTTAGCAGATATGATTGAACTTGAAGATACAAAGGATAGTAGTATAAAGCTATCCTCGCAAAATCGTTTTGTTCCAAATGATGAACGGAATTTAGCTTATCAAGCTGCGATGTTACTAAAAAAGAGATTTAACGTAGAGCGTGGTCTAAATATTTCGATGACAAAGACGATCCCTGTTGCTGCAGGACTTGCCGGTGGAAGTAGTGATGCAGCTGCTGTATTAAGAGGAGTCAATAAGCTTTGGAATTTAGGTCTCTCCCTTGATGAATTAGCAAAACTTGGTGCAGAAATAGGATCAGACGTATCGTTCTGTGTATACGGAGGAACAGCATTGGCTACAGGTAGAGGTGAGAAAATTCATCGATTGCCGCCTCCTCCACCTTGCTGGGTTATTCTAGCTAAACCGACATTGGGTGTTTCCACTGCAGAAATATATAATAATCTTGATTTATCAAATGTCCAACATCCAAATATAAAGGAAATGGTAAAAGCAATTGAGAATGAAGATTACGAAGGCATTTGTAACAATGTAGGGAATGTGCTTGAGTCTGTTACTCTAAATCGATATCCAGAAGTTTTAGCCCTGAAGCAACAAATTGAGCGATTTGGGGCAGATGCTGTATTGATGAGTGGTAGTGGTCCAACGGTGTTTGCCCTCGTTCAATATGAATCAAGAATGCAACGGATTTACAATGGCTTAAGAGGCTTTTGTGAGCAAGTATATGCAGTACGCATGTTAGGAGATACACAACATCTTGATTGAATCCGTATAAAGATGATATATTAGCATTAAAATATTCGGATTTTGGAGGGTTTAAAATGAAGATACGACGGAGTGGTAGGTTAGTCGATATGACTAATTATTTGATTGAACACCCTCGTACCCTTGTACCGTTAACTTTCTTCTCTGAACGGTACGGAGCAGCTAAGTCTTCGATTAGTGAAGACTTAGGAATTATTAAGCAAACCTTTGAACAACAAGGCATGGGTACGCTACAGACAATTTCAGGAGCTGCGGGGGGTGTTAAGTATTTCCCTCTAATTATGGAAGAAGATGCAAAAGATTTCATTGAGAA is part of the Bacillus solimangrovi genome and encodes:
- the ispE gene encoding 4-(cytidine 5'-diphospho)-2-C-methyl-D-erythritol kinase, with amino-acid sequence MKILVKAPAKINLALDALHKRDDGYHEVEMIMTTVDLADMIELEDTKDSSIKLSSQNRFVPNDERNLAYQAAMLLKKRFNVERGLNISMTKTIPVAAGLAGGSSDAAAVLRGVNKLWNLGLSLDELAKLGAEIGSDVSFCVYGGTALATGRGEKIHRLPPPPPCWVILAKPTLGVSTAEIYNNLDLSNVQHPNIKEMVKAIENEDYEGICNNVGNVLESVTLNRYPEVLALKQQIERFGADAVLMSGSGPTVFALVQYESRMQRIYNGLRGFCEQVYAVRMLGDTQHLD